A portion of the Vulpes vulpes isolate BD-2025 chromosome 5, VulVul3, whole genome shotgun sequence genome contains these proteins:
- the ADNP2 gene encoding activity-dependent neuroprotector homeobox protein 2 isoform X1: MFQIPVENLDNIRKVRKKVKGILVDIGLDSCKELLKDLKGFDPGEKYFFNTSWGDISLWEPSGKKVRYRTKPYCCSLCKYSTKVLTSFKNHLHRYHEDEIDQELVIPCPNCVFSSQPKTVGRHFRMFHAPVRKVQNYTVNILGETKSRSDVISFTCLKCNFSNTLYYSMKKHVLVAHFHYLINSYFGLRTEEMGEQPKTEDSLSTEKMPPSDKYYCKKCNANASSQDALMYHILTSDIHRDLENKLRSVISEHIKKPGLLKQMHIAPKPAAPLAAPPNSSAPGITATSPCFRLALPQNGQSQTMVQPVTVASGTSGSLTHSPPAVVQSHVTLVSSPLPPSAPQPVFLSHGVPLTQSANPPVLPLSQPVGPINKSVGTGVLPINQTIRPGALPLSQPVGPSVLSVSRPAGPGVLPVSPSVTPGVLQAVSPGVISVSRTVPSGVLPAGQMTPAGVIPSGQTATSGVLPAGQVVQSGVLPIGQTAPSGVLPTGLTVPSRVLPPGQTVPLRVLPAGQVVAPGLLSPNQSVSSGVLPVNQGINSGVLQLSQPVMSGVLPVGQPVRPGVLQLNQSVSTNILPASQPVRPGASQNTTFLTSGSILRQLIPTGKQVNGIPTYTLAPVSVTLPVPPGGVAAVPPSQMPIQLLPSGPAAQMASSVASMPSPPVLVSATQSVFVQASPSVVEANQALKQAKQWKTCPVCNELFPSNVYQVHMEVAHKHSESKSAEKLEPEKLAACAPFLKWMREKTVRCLSCKCLVSEEELIHHLLMHGLGCLFCPCTFHDIKGLSEHSRTMHRGKKKLPVDYSNKGFQLDVDANGNLMFPHLDFITILPKEELGEREVYLAILAGIHSKSLVPVYIKVRPQGEGASGSPGKQALTCPFCFGTFVTTEAYEVHLKERHHITPTVHTILKSPAFKCIHCCGVYTGNMTLAAIAIHLLRCRSAPKDSSSDLQIQPNFIENSEVLLLNGEVVHDTSFSVKRKLPDGHFGAEDQRDAEERPLVISSDAALAPEKVASVVPFKRQRNEIRTEGGPLVNDDALQILALNPKKYEDRSYEEKKQFLRDYFHKRPYPSKKEIELLSSLLWVWKIDVASFFGKRRYICMKAIKNHKPSVLLGFDMSELKNVKHRLNFEYEPQNL; encoded by the exons GACCTTAAAGGCTTTGACCCAGGAGAGAAGTACTTTTTTAACACATCGTGGGGAGATATTTCTCTCTGGGAACCTTCTGGAAAGAAAGTg aGATATCGAACAAAGCCATACTGTTGTAGCCTCTGTAAATACTCTACAAAAGTGCTTACTTCATTCAAAAATCATTTACATCGTTACCATGAAGACGAAATTGATCAGGAGCTGGTGATCCCTTGCCCAAACTGTGTGTTTTCTTCTCAACCCAAAACTGTGGGAAGGCACTTCAGAATGTTTCATGCACCTGTTCGGAAAGTCCAGAActacacagtaaatattttaggtgaaACGAAATCTAGGAGTGATGTGATAagttttacatgtttaaaatgtaaCTTTTCAAACACTTTGTACTACAGCATGAAGAAGCATGTGCTGGTAGCCCATTTTCACTACTTAATTAACTCCTACTTTGGCCTGCGAACTGAGGAAATGGGTGAGCAACCCAAAACTGAGGATAGCCTTTCTACTGAGAAGATGCCACCATCTGACAAGTATTATTGTAAAAAGTGCAATGCCAATGCCAGCAGCCAGGATGCTTTAATGTATCATATTTTGACATCAGACATACACAGGGATTTGGAGAATAAACTTAGGTCCGTGATTTCAGAACATATTAAGAAACCTGGACTTTTGAAGCAAATGCACATTGCTCCAAAACCAGCAGCGCCTTTGGCTGCACCACCAAACAGCAGCGCTCCAGGCATCACAGCCACATCCCCTTGCTTTCGTCTTGCCTTGCCACAGAATGGTCAGAGCCAGACCATGGTCCAGCCAGTGACTGTGGCCTCAGGCACATCTGGAAGCCTCACGCACTCTCCGCCTGCTGTGGTGCAGTCCCACGTGACTCTAGTCTCcagtcctctccctccctctgctccccagcctgtctttctttctcatggAGTCCCACTTACTCAGTCAGCAAATCCTCCTGTGTTGCCCTTGAGTCAGCCAGTTGGACCTATAAATAAGTCTGTTGGAACTGGTGTCCTCCCTATAAACCAGACCATCCGCCCTGGAGCTTTACCCCTTAGCCAGCCTGTTGGGCCTAGCGTTCTTTCAGTCAGCAGACCTGCTGGGCCTGGCGTCCTTCCTGTCAGTCCATCGGTCACCCCTGGGGTTCTTCAGGCCGTCTCACCAGGGGTCATTTCTGTGAGTAGGACTGTCCCATCAGGGGTCCTTCCTGCAGGCCAGATGACCCCTGCTGGGGTTATCCCTTCAGGACAGACGGCGACTTCTGGGGTTCTTCCTGCTGGCCAGGTGGTCCAGTCAGGGGTTCTCCCCATTGGCCAGACGGCCCCATCAGGGGTTCTCCCCACTGGGCTGACAGTCCCGTCCCGGGTTCTCCCTCCTGGCCAGACGGTACCACTGAGGGTGCTGCCTGCAGGCCAGGTGGTCGCTCCTGGGCTTCTTTCTCCCAACCAGTCAGTATCGTCAGGTGTCCTCCCTGTGAACCAGGGTATTAATTCTGGTGTTCTTCAGCTTAGCCAGCCTGTCATGTCAGGAGTGCTCCCCGTAGGCCAGCCAGTTAGGCCTGGGGTCCTGCAACTTAATCAGTCTGTGAGCACCAACATCCTGCCTGCAAGTCAGCCAGTTAGGCCTGGCGCTTCTCAGAACACCACCTTCCTCACGTCGGGCTCTATTCTCAGACAGCTCATCCCTACAGGGAAGCAGGTGAACGGGATTCCCACATATACCCTTGCCCCTGTGTCTGTCACTTTGCCTGTGCCTCCGGGTGGTGTGGCAgctgtccctccctcccagaTGCCCATCCAGCTCCTGCCTTCGGGCCCAGCTGCACAGATGGCCAGTTCTGTGGCCAGCATGCCCTCCCCTCCGGTGCTCGTCAGTGCCACTCAGAGTGTGTTTGTTCAGGCCTCTCCGTCTGTGGTAGAAGCGAACCAGGCACTCAAACAAGCGAAGCAGTGGAAAACCTGTCCAGTTTGCAATGAGCTCTTCCCTTCCAACGTCTACCAGGTTCATATGGAAGTGGCTCATAAGCACAGCGAGTCCAAATCTGCTGAAAAACTGGAGCCTGAAAAGCTGGCAGCATGTGCACCATTTTTAAAGTGGATGAGAGAGAAAACAGTTCGGTGTCTCTCTTGTAAATGCTTAGTGTCCGAGGAAGAGCTCATCCATCACTTGCTAATGCATGGCCTGGGGTGCCTCTTCTGTCCGTGCACTTTCCATGACATTAAAGGTCTTTCAGAGCACAGCAGGACTATGCACCGGGGAAAGAAGAAGTTACCTGTGGACTATAGTAACAAAGGTTTCCAGTTGGATGTCGATGCCAATGGCAACCTGATGTTTCCCCATCTTGATTTCATTACCATTCTGCCAAAGGAAGAGCTTGGGGAGCGGGAGGTCTATTTGGCAATACTGGCTGGGATCCACTCCAAGTCCCTGGTCCCCGTGTATATTAAAGTGAGACCCCAGGGAGAGGGTGCCTCCGGGAGCCCTGGCAAACAAGCACTGACTTGCCCATTTTGTTTTGGCACCTTCGTGACGACTGAGGCTTATGAGGTTCATTTGAAGGAGAGGCACCACATCACGCCAACGGTCCACACCATTCTGAAATCCCCAGCGTTCAAGTGCATCCACTGCTGTGGAGTCTACACTGGCAACATGACCCTGGCAGCCATTGCCATACACCTGCTGCGCTGCAGAAGTGCTCCAAAGGACAGCAGCTCAGACCTCCAGATCCAGCCTAATTTTATTGAGAACAGCGAAGTGCTCTTACTGAATGGTGAGGTGGTCCATGACACTAGTTTTTCTGTAAAGAGAAAGTTGCCCGATGGCCACTTCGGGGCAGAAGACCAGAGGGATGCAGAAGAGCGGCCTCTTGTTATCAGCAGTGATGCAGCCCTGGCTCCTGAAAAGGTGGCAAGTGTGGTGCCTTTTAAAAGACAGAGGAATGAAATCAGGACAGAGGGGGGGCCGCTGGTTAATGATGACGCTCTTCAGATTTTAGCATTAAACCCTAAAAAATATGAAGACCGTTCTtatgaagagaaaaagcaatttcTTAGAGATTATTTCCACAAGAGACCATATCCTagtaaaaaggaaatagaacttCTTTCTTCACTCTTGTGGGTGTGGAAAATCGATGTGGCTTCATTTTTTGGGAAAAGAAGATATATTTGcatgaaagcaataaaaaatcACAAGCCTTCTGTACTTTTAGGCTTTGATATGTCtgaacttaaaaatgttaaacacaggTTGAACTTTGAGTATGAGCCacaaaacttgtaa
- the ADNP2 gene encoding activity-dependent neuroprotector homeobox protein 2 isoform X2, translating into MFHAPVRKVQNYTVNILGETKSRSDVISFTCLKCNFSNTLYYSMKKHVLVAHFHYLINSYFGLRTEEMGEQPKTEDSLSTEKMPPSDKYYCKKCNANASSQDALMYHILTSDIHRDLENKLRSVISEHIKKPGLLKQMHIAPKPAAPLAAPPNSSAPGITATSPCFRLALPQNGQSQTMVQPVTVASGTSGSLTHSPPAVVQSHVTLVSSPLPPSAPQPVFLSHGVPLTQSANPPVLPLSQPVGPINKSVGTGVLPINQTIRPGALPLSQPVGPSVLSVSRPAGPGVLPVSPSVTPGVLQAVSPGVISVSRTVPSGVLPAGQMTPAGVIPSGQTATSGVLPAGQVVQSGVLPIGQTAPSGVLPTGLTVPSRVLPPGQTVPLRVLPAGQVVAPGLLSPNQSVSSGVLPVNQGINSGVLQLSQPVMSGVLPVGQPVRPGVLQLNQSVSTNILPASQPVRPGASQNTTFLTSGSILRQLIPTGKQVNGIPTYTLAPVSVTLPVPPGGVAAVPPSQMPIQLLPSGPAAQMASSVASMPSPPVLVSATQSVFVQASPSVVEANQALKQAKQWKTCPVCNELFPSNVYQVHMEVAHKHSESKSAEKLEPEKLAACAPFLKWMREKTVRCLSCKCLVSEEELIHHLLMHGLGCLFCPCTFHDIKGLSEHSRTMHRGKKKLPVDYSNKGFQLDVDANGNLMFPHLDFITILPKEELGEREVYLAILAGIHSKSLVPVYIKVRPQGEGASGSPGKQALTCPFCFGTFVTTEAYEVHLKERHHITPTVHTILKSPAFKCIHCCGVYTGNMTLAAIAIHLLRCRSAPKDSSSDLQIQPNFIENSEVLLLNGEVVHDTSFSVKRKLPDGHFGAEDQRDAEERPLVISSDAALAPEKVASVVPFKRQRNEIRTEGGPLVNDDALQILALNPKKYEDRSYEEKKQFLRDYFHKRPYPSKKEIELLSSLLWVWKIDVASFFGKRRYICMKAIKNHKPSVLLGFDMSELKNVKHRLNFEYEPQNL; encoded by the coding sequence ATGTTTCATGCACCTGTTCGGAAAGTCCAGAActacacagtaaatattttaggtgaaACGAAATCTAGGAGTGATGTGATAagttttacatgtttaaaatgtaaCTTTTCAAACACTTTGTACTACAGCATGAAGAAGCATGTGCTGGTAGCCCATTTTCACTACTTAATTAACTCCTACTTTGGCCTGCGAACTGAGGAAATGGGTGAGCAACCCAAAACTGAGGATAGCCTTTCTACTGAGAAGATGCCACCATCTGACAAGTATTATTGTAAAAAGTGCAATGCCAATGCCAGCAGCCAGGATGCTTTAATGTATCATATTTTGACATCAGACATACACAGGGATTTGGAGAATAAACTTAGGTCCGTGATTTCAGAACATATTAAGAAACCTGGACTTTTGAAGCAAATGCACATTGCTCCAAAACCAGCAGCGCCTTTGGCTGCACCACCAAACAGCAGCGCTCCAGGCATCACAGCCACATCCCCTTGCTTTCGTCTTGCCTTGCCACAGAATGGTCAGAGCCAGACCATGGTCCAGCCAGTGACTGTGGCCTCAGGCACATCTGGAAGCCTCACGCACTCTCCGCCTGCTGTGGTGCAGTCCCACGTGACTCTAGTCTCcagtcctctccctccctctgctccccagcctgtctttctttctcatggAGTCCCACTTACTCAGTCAGCAAATCCTCCTGTGTTGCCCTTGAGTCAGCCAGTTGGACCTATAAATAAGTCTGTTGGAACTGGTGTCCTCCCTATAAACCAGACCATCCGCCCTGGAGCTTTACCCCTTAGCCAGCCTGTTGGGCCTAGCGTTCTTTCAGTCAGCAGACCTGCTGGGCCTGGCGTCCTTCCTGTCAGTCCATCGGTCACCCCTGGGGTTCTTCAGGCCGTCTCACCAGGGGTCATTTCTGTGAGTAGGACTGTCCCATCAGGGGTCCTTCCTGCAGGCCAGATGACCCCTGCTGGGGTTATCCCTTCAGGACAGACGGCGACTTCTGGGGTTCTTCCTGCTGGCCAGGTGGTCCAGTCAGGGGTTCTCCCCATTGGCCAGACGGCCCCATCAGGGGTTCTCCCCACTGGGCTGACAGTCCCGTCCCGGGTTCTCCCTCCTGGCCAGACGGTACCACTGAGGGTGCTGCCTGCAGGCCAGGTGGTCGCTCCTGGGCTTCTTTCTCCCAACCAGTCAGTATCGTCAGGTGTCCTCCCTGTGAACCAGGGTATTAATTCTGGTGTTCTTCAGCTTAGCCAGCCTGTCATGTCAGGAGTGCTCCCCGTAGGCCAGCCAGTTAGGCCTGGGGTCCTGCAACTTAATCAGTCTGTGAGCACCAACATCCTGCCTGCAAGTCAGCCAGTTAGGCCTGGCGCTTCTCAGAACACCACCTTCCTCACGTCGGGCTCTATTCTCAGACAGCTCATCCCTACAGGGAAGCAGGTGAACGGGATTCCCACATATACCCTTGCCCCTGTGTCTGTCACTTTGCCTGTGCCTCCGGGTGGTGTGGCAgctgtccctccctcccagaTGCCCATCCAGCTCCTGCCTTCGGGCCCAGCTGCACAGATGGCCAGTTCTGTGGCCAGCATGCCCTCCCCTCCGGTGCTCGTCAGTGCCACTCAGAGTGTGTTTGTTCAGGCCTCTCCGTCTGTGGTAGAAGCGAACCAGGCACTCAAACAAGCGAAGCAGTGGAAAACCTGTCCAGTTTGCAATGAGCTCTTCCCTTCCAACGTCTACCAGGTTCATATGGAAGTGGCTCATAAGCACAGCGAGTCCAAATCTGCTGAAAAACTGGAGCCTGAAAAGCTGGCAGCATGTGCACCATTTTTAAAGTGGATGAGAGAGAAAACAGTTCGGTGTCTCTCTTGTAAATGCTTAGTGTCCGAGGAAGAGCTCATCCATCACTTGCTAATGCATGGCCTGGGGTGCCTCTTCTGTCCGTGCACTTTCCATGACATTAAAGGTCTTTCAGAGCACAGCAGGACTATGCACCGGGGAAAGAAGAAGTTACCTGTGGACTATAGTAACAAAGGTTTCCAGTTGGATGTCGATGCCAATGGCAACCTGATGTTTCCCCATCTTGATTTCATTACCATTCTGCCAAAGGAAGAGCTTGGGGAGCGGGAGGTCTATTTGGCAATACTGGCTGGGATCCACTCCAAGTCCCTGGTCCCCGTGTATATTAAAGTGAGACCCCAGGGAGAGGGTGCCTCCGGGAGCCCTGGCAAACAAGCACTGACTTGCCCATTTTGTTTTGGCACCTTCGTGACGACTGAGGCTTATGAGGTTCATTTGAAGGAGAGGCACCACATCACGCCAACGGTCCACACCATTCTGAAATCCCCAGCGTTCAAGTGCATCCACTGCTGTGGAGTCTACACTGGCAACATGACCCTGGCAGCCATTGCCATACACCTGCTGCGCTGCAGAAGTGCTCCAAAGGACAGCAGCTCAGACCTCCAGATCCAGCCTAATTTTATTGAGAACAGCGAAGTGCTCTTACTGAATGGTGAGGTGGTCCATGACACTAGTTTTTCTGTAAAGAGAAAGTTGCCCGATGGCCACTTCGGGGCAGAAGACCAGAGGGATGCAGAAGAGCGGCCTCTTGTTATCAGCAGTGATGCAGCCCTGGCTCCTGAAAAGGTGGCAAGTGTGGTGCCTTTTAAAAGACAGAGGAATGAAATCAGGACAGAGGGGGGGCCGCTGGTTAATGATGACGCTCTTCAGATTTTAGCATTAAACCCTAAAAAATATGAAGACCGTTCTtatgaagagaaaaagcaatttcTTAGAGATTATTTCCACAAGAGACCATATCCTagtaaaaaggaaatagaacttCTTTCTTCACTCTTGTGGGTGTGGAAAATCGATGTGGCTTCATTTTTTGGGAAAAGAAGATATATTTGcatgaaagcaataaaaaatcACAAGCCTTCTGTACTTTTAGGCTTTGATATGTCtgaacttaaaaatgttaaacacaggTTGAACTTTGAGTATGAGCCacaaaacttgtaa